The window CAGTTCTTTGAGACATTAAAAGATTCTCTTTTTGTTGATAAGTGCGGTTATTTTTTAGCTTATTTTTGACTATTCGGTCACGTAGAAAACTTGTTTTTCAAATTCATGTTTACCGATTTTTACCGTCAGCACATATTTGCCGATAGGATCTCTACGGTCGAACGCCCAACAATTCATCATATATTTACCATTATCAATAGTGGGTCTGGTATAAGTGATGGTATGGAGTTTTTTATTTGGTGATGAAACAACTTTGGCATTTTCAATTATGCTTTTAAATTCAATTTTAGCTTGAGCCTTAAAAGTTTCGCTTACTGTCGCTTTTTTACCAAAATTACCTGTTGCTACCCAACATACTTTCTCTGTTTTTTTTGAGCGAGACATTTCTTTTTTGTGTAAATCGGGTGATGGTGCAGGTTCATTCGTTCTATCAAACACAGAAAGATAAATTGTCGGCTCATTTGCCGTATCTTTCGCCGCATCTTTTGATTCTGGTGCAGCCGCGAATGTGCCTGCTGAAAATAAGGTCGTAATTAAGGTAAATGTTGAGATTTTTTTCATGTTAGATTCCTTTTATGTGATTATTTTATTGAACAAGCATTATACCAAGGCAGCCCATATCTGCCAGCATTAAATTGGATGAGCCAAATAAGAAGGGATGCGTATTTGACGAAGGCTGTTCAAATTTTACTAAAATTTGTACTTTCTTTTTCACCCAAACCGTGTCTTTCCAGGCAAGTTCTGACACATCGACGTTGACGTCGTCTTGGCTTTCAATCACAAATTTAGCCCCTTGAATGGTGAAACCCACTGGCAGTGAGCTGTTGATGATCCAACGTTCGACAGTGCCGACTTTCGCTGAAACATCAACCCGACGCGGGTCAAAGCGTTGTTTGTTGATCAAGCCATTTGTGACATCCAATTCAAAGGTACGTTCTTGCGTGATTTTACTTGCGAGCATAGCGGAAGCATCAGTATTGAATGATTCATTCATTTTTTTACTGAATGCAGAGATTTCACCTAGTGGACGAAGTTCTAAAACGGTGTTATCGGCAAAATCATTATTAGAACTGAATACATTTTTGATTTTGTCGAAGAAACCACGTTTTACGCCAGAAATAAGTGATACGCCTTGGCCTTCGCTTAAATTAACTAACACTTCTGCGCGTTCACCCGGTGCTAGAATGAGAGAATTAATCGCTTTACCTTGTGGTAAAAAACCTAAATCTCTTGCAATGAGTAACATGTCTTGTTCGTTATCTAAACGGAGATCGTAGGCTCTTGCCAATGAGGCGTTGAGTAAACGTAAACGTACCCAACCGCGAGGGACGTCAAGATAAGGTGCTTCCTGTCCATTCACAAGAAGACGAGTACCAACAAAGTGCGGTTGATTTTGCTTAAATAATTGTAATCCGTCACCGTTAAATTCCATGTCTTGTAAGATTAATGGAATATCGTCCACGCCGTATTTATGAGGTAGCTGAGATTTTAAGCTTTGATCATCTTCAATCAACCACATCCCGACGATGCCGCGATAAGTTTGATAAGCCGAGTTTGCCAGGGTGGCAGAGCGATACCAGCAAGTCGAAGCAGGTTGGTCTATTGGGATAATCGGTGCCCAAGATTCCCCTTTTTTGAGGACTTTTGCAGCACCACCAAATAGTTCACCACTGGCTTGCAATCCTTGAATAGAGAGGGCAATGCTTTGTGGCAAATTGTTGTGATAATTGAGTTTTGCAAAAGACCCCGATTTGATGCGAATAGTCGGCCCAAGATAATTGCCGTTAAAGCCCCACACACTGACGCTATGGGAACCATCTAACTTGTAGCCGGTTTCTTCCATATTAAGAATAATGGGGCGACCACGTTTTGCTTCCATTAACGGCGGAATGGTTAATTTTTCTCGGGATGCCGCTAATACTGATTGAGGTGTGGCAGCAAGTGCGGTTGAAATTGCGGTAGTTTTTAATAATTGGCGACGAGAAAGACGCAACATATTATTTTCCTTGTGCAATTTCCGCATCGAGTTCAGCGATGCGTTTTTCCATCAAATCGTGGCAGTAAGAGGCGAGTTCGCGTACATTGTCTTTTGTGTAGGATGAAGTATCAATCGGATCCATCATTTCACAAATCACCTTGCCGTTATCCCAACGATTTAAATCAATTTTGTTATGTGTCGTCGAGCACACCACCGGCACGATTGGTACGCCAGCTGCAATCGCTGCATGGAATGCGCCTGTTTTGAATGGCAATAAACCACGACCACGGCTACGTGTGCCTTCAGGGAACATCCAAATTGACAGGTTGTCTTTATTGATACGACGAGCAAGTTCCGTCATGGTGCTGTGTGCTTTAGAACGATTTTCACGATCCAAGAAAATATTGCCGGTTACCCAATATAAAATACCGAAGAAAGGAATCCAAATTAGGCTTTTTTTACCTACACTTACCGTGCGAGGCAATACCATGTAAGAGATGGTCACCATATCGAAATTATTTTGGTGGTTACCGATGTAAATACAACGCGGCATATTCTCTTTATTTTGTGGAAAACGGTGTTCTACTTTTAAGCCAAATAAAGGGTATAAACGACCAAACCAGCGAGCCATAACGCCAACATTGCTTGGGTTTTTGAAACGAATAAAGGAATAGATCGTACCGAGCACACAAATTAAAATACAACAAAGTGCAACGATGAGAATTCTGGCGATTTTTAACATAGAAAATACCTAATTAAAATTTTTGGAAAGTATAGCAAATTACACAAAAATGTGTGCTAATCTAATGAAAAAAATGACGGAATAGTTATGAAACCCATTTATTTTATTGCAGATCTTCATTTGAGCGAAACGCATCCGGAATTAACCGCACTTTTTA is drawn from Haemophilus parainfluenzae and contains these coding sequences:
- a CDS encoding 1-acylglycerol-3-phosphate O-acyltransferase gives rise to the protein MLKIARILIVALCCILICVLGTIYSFIRFKNPSNVGVMARWFGRLYPLFGLKVEHRFPQNKENMPRCIYIGNHQNNFDMVTISYMVLPRTVSVGKKSLIWIPFFGILYWVTGNIFLDRENRSKAHSTMTELARRINKDNLSIWMFPEGTRSRGRGLLPFKTGAFHAAIAAGVPIVPVVCSTTHNKIDLNRWDNGKVICEMMDPIDTSSYTKDNVRELASYCHDLMEKRIAELDAEIAQGK
- a CDS encoding multicopper oxidase domain-containing protein, encoding MLRLSRRQLLKTTAISTALAATPQSVLAASREKLTIPPLMEAKRGRPIILNMEETGYKLDGSHSVSVWGFNGNYLGPTIRIKSGSFAKLNYHNNLPQSIALSIQGLQASGELFGGAAKVLKKGESWAPIIPIDQPASTCWYRSATLANSAYQTYRGIVGMWLIEDDQSLKSQLPHKYGVDDIPLILQDMEFNGDGLQLFKQNQPHFVGTRLLVNGQEAPYLDVPRGWVRLRLLNASLARAYDLRLDNEQDMLLIARDLGFLPQGKAINSLILAPGERAEVLVNLSEGQGVSLISGVKRGFFDKIKNVFSSNNDFADNTVLELRPLGEISAFSKKMNESFNTDASAMLASKITQERTFELDVTNGLINKQRFDPRRVDVSAKVGTVERWIINSSLPVGFTIQGAKFVIESQDDVNVDVSELAWKDTVWVKKKVQILVKFEQPSSNTHPFLFGSSNLMLADMGCLGIMLVQ